Below is a window of Acidobacteriota bacterium DNA.
GAAACCGCCGATGAAATCGCGGTCGTTGATCAGATTCCAGCGGCCGGCGCCGCTGTAGTTGGTGTAGCTGAGGTCGATCTGCCAGGCGTTCTGGTAGTCGAAGCCGAGGCCGACGGTCAGCGCCTTGCGGCCGTCGATGAAGGAGCCACCCGGACCCGGCGTGACGCCGTCGACGTCATGCTGCCAGCTTAGACGTGGTGCCATGCTCCAGGCGCCGAAAACGTTGTTGTAGGTGAACTTGGTGACGAATCGGTAGCCCCACGAGAAGTCATCCGCGAAGTGCTCGGCTGTTTCGTACGGCTTGCCCGCGTGGGCCCCGCCCGGCGCCTCGTGAATCGGGTTGCCGCTGGTGTAGGTGCCGGGACCGTCGAAGCGGAGCTCGTCCTTCGACGGCATGTCGAAGACCTTGTTGAAGCCGAACTCGGCGAGGAACACAGCCTGGTCGGCGCCGAGGATGTTCGAGGAGATCTTTGTCAGTGTGAACTGGAGCTGGCTCGTGTCGAGGAGCCGGTAGCCCTGAACCTCCTCGGAGAAGCCGTACCCTCCTGGCCTTACCTGGTTGGTGGCCGCGAGGCCGGCCGAGATGGGCGACAAGGCCGCGAACAGGACCTCCACGTCGTCCATCTGGAGAGGATTATCCTGACGGTAAGACACCTCGCCCTGGAAGGCGATGCCCGAGGTGCCGAGCTGGGCGTTCCAGCTCAGGCCGTAGAGCTTGATGTCCTCGGGGTAGGCGGTGAACCACCGCGACGAGTTGGCGTAGACGGAGGTCGCGGCAGCCTGTGCATAGGCGGCCACCATGGCGTCGACCTCGGGGCTGACGCCGGGGGGCACGCCGAGCAGATAGTAAGACCAGAGCGTAGTCGACGTGCCGATCGCCTGCAGCTCGGGAACGATCGATGCCGGTCCGGTGATGCCGTTGATGAGCGGCAGCCGGCTGTGATAGTTGACGTAGTAGAGGCCGAACTCGGTGCCGCCCAGTCCC
It encodes the following:
- a CDS encoding DUF1302 domain-containing protein, which produces ITVVRTGRSAAALALALALTLVFTAPAEAIDLSGSSGKYSLNLDTTLSWGGRYRLEERDPSIISHFSGGTAWSGNGDDGDLNFDDGTFVSNSLKATVDLSFAARAGNHSLGFFIRGSGFKDFEIDDNCCVRTELTQDALDWSGSRVELLDAYAFWQFPIGEIRVGQQVLNWGESTFIQGGLSVINPVDVSALRVPGAELREAFRPLGMVWASFNLSQNVAVEGFYQYEWEEIVVDPPGTYFSTNDFAGPGGTRVFLAFDSFADTGETPAFIHPDVAATLDYPFMSVPRTTTREADDGGQYGLALRLFAPGLGGTEFGLYYVNYHSRLPLINGITGPASIVPELQAIGTSTTLWSYYLLGVPPGVSPEVDAMVAAYAQAAATSVYANSSRWFTAYPEDIKLYGLSWNAQLGTSGIAFQGEVSYRQDNPLQMDDVEVLFAALSPISAGLAATNQVRPGGYGFSEEVQGYRLLDTSQLQFTLTKISSNILGADQAVFLAEFGFNKVFDMPSKDELRFDGPGTYTSGNPIHEAPGGAHAGKPYETAEHFADDFSWGYRFVTKFTYNNVFGAWSMAPRLSWQHDVDGVTPGPGGSFIDGRKALTVGLGFDYQNAWQIDLSYTNYSGAGRWNLINDRDFIGGFIKFSF